From the genome of Spinacia oleracea cultivar Varoflay chromosome 2, BTI_SOV_V1, whole genome shotgun sequence, one region includes:
- the LOC110792174 gene encoding auxin-binding protein ABP19a-like: MMIFRIIFLLPLLISISSANIVFDYCVGDLSLPTGPTGYSCKDPAKVTVDDFVYSGLRIPGSTKNLFKFGASTALASQFPGLNGMGISMVRADMDVGGAVPIHTHRVSELIIVVEGTIIAGFIDTNNTAFYKTLNKGDMMIFPPILLHFQVNVGSTPVVAYATFPSENPGVQLVDGALFQNTLPSEVVEKVTLLDQAQVKKLKKIFGGSN, translated from the coding sequence ATGATGATTTTTCGTATTATTTTCTTACTTCCACTCTTAATATCCATCTCTTCCGCTAACATTGTTTTCGACTATTGTGTTGGAGACTTGAGTCTACCTACTGGGCCAACAGGCTATTCTTGCAAGGATCCTGCAAAAGTTACGGTAGATGATTTTGTTTATTCTGGTTTGAGGATTCCAGGTAGTACTAAAAACCTATTCAAATTCGGTGCAAGTACTGCACTTGCTTCTCAGTTCCCAGGGTTGAACGGTATGGGAATTTCAATGGTACGAGCAGACATGGATGTAGGTGGAGCGGTACCAATCCACACACATCGGGTCTCTGAGCTAATCATTGTAGTTGAAGGAACGATTATTGCTGGATTTATTGACACAAACAATACCGCGTTTTATAAAACTTTAAATAAGGGGGATATGATGATCTTCCCACCCATTCTACTCCACTTCCAAGTTAATGTCGGGTCAACACCGGTTGTTGCATATGCAACTTTCCCAAGTGAAAATCCTGGTGTCCAATTAGTCGACGGTGCATTATTCCAAAATACCCTTCCGTCGGAGGTGGTTGAGAAGGTCACTTTGTTAGATCAAGCACAAGTCAAGAAACTCAAAAAAATCTTTGGTGGGAGTAATTGA
- the LOC130467945 gene encoding uncharacterized protein → MHDLNINRKYESEANSSPTHKNNTCIVSSPSKGKNIDGKGGLWEHKKHWIPPAEGFMKLNIDGAWKSNIVSGGGGVFRRHTGSWFVGFSSKFAVHSPLAAELYALCEGLKIAKDLMIDKLEVETDAMNLKLLLGKVQNQVHHELGPVLREVAILLSQNWTVSFKHIPKIYNKVAHSLAAHSWIMAVGHKLHYIIPSCAKDDYESDFEKVNPEYVEEIRRNAHDQAMAIVGERVGNQRKTNKDGASSSASEIVFGSIVSTIKQVVGSSTSTDVGSKDKGKLKAFTPFIVGGSKINKDIEIVEVEDDEEDTTVTNK, encoded by the coding sequence GGAAAGAATATAGATGGCAAAGGAGGACTGTGGGAGCATAAGAAACACTGGATTCCACCAGCTGAAGGATTTATGAAGTTAAATATAGATGGGGCTTGGAAATCCAATATTGTTTCAGGAGGTGGTGGTGTGTTCAGAAGACACACAGGATCATGGTTTGTTGGTTTTTCAAGTAAGTTTGCAGTTCACTCTCCATTAGCTGCTGAGTTATATGCACTTTGTGAGGGCCTGAAAATTGCAAAAGATCTGATGATTGATAAGCTAGAAGTGGAAACAGATGCTATGAATCTCAAATTGCTTTTGGGAAAAGTTCAAAATCAGGTGCACCATGAATTAGGTCCTGTCCTTAGGGAAGTAGCTATTTTGTTGAGTCAGAACTGGACCGTAAGTTTCAAGCACATCCCAAAGATTTATAATAAGGTGGCTCATTCCTTAGCAGCGCATTCCTGGATTATGGCTGTGGGTCATAAATTACACTACATCATTCCATCTTGTGCTAAGGATGATTATGAAAGTGATTTCGAGAAGGTAAATCCAGAATATGTAGAAGAAATAAGAAGAAATGCTCATGATCAGGCTATGGCAATTGTTGGTGAAAGAGTGGGGAATCAAAGAAAAACTAACAAGGATGGTGCAAGCTCTTCTGCTTCAGAGATTGTGTTTGGCAGTATCGTGTCAACTATCAAGCAAGTGGTTGGAAGCTCTACTAGTACAGATGTGGGGAGCAAAGATAAAGGAAAACTAAAAGCATTCACTCCTTTCATTGTTGGCGGTTCAAAAATTAACAAGGATATTGAGATTGTTGAAGTTGAGGATGATGAAGAAGATACTACAGTGACCAACAAATGA